The DNA region tgcattgcatgcactcattaagtggtttaaacacggcgagataccggaccacggcggattccaaaattggttataagaccaggatttccgcgtaagagcgctgctaggtgactcttagtagcagaccgaaatggcaggccttcgggttttatgctgatctgactacatgatgatgttggagtaagaggcatcacgggccgaaatggcaccaccgtggctggtgaagggctgatccgatgatgtccatccgttccggattgcatattggttgactgggttaacctgcatatcatttcatgcaacatgcatactgacatagttgatgagtgtgtttgatacttgttagttctacttgatgcatgttaactgtgatttacagtcgttatattctttgtggaaatatgcaaccctaggatgttatccctagttataagcctaagtggctattatcttatttatatttattggtgctattatttacataattctttggagttgaccctcgcgtcttctgtgtgtgctttggcgaacaaacgccctttgtcagatgtctttggcgggctgattcatgatggttcatccttcgggaggaactagggttgagatgcgggaactggagcgtatcgcggtagcgagaggaggacggatggtgtacatagactaggtcgttctggattctgattcagacgacgatcatgctagcacatagttttgagtgttggtatgagctcctcgagttaggattagtgtaggagtagagttttagctctgacagtcttgcttcatttgttacttaggggacagggtagatccgcctatagctttttgtgtggtttccttacgggaatcacagagagttggttggacttaggaagtcttattttcaggccattggtcAGCTggttctcagttttgagggatagtgttgcgggcacttcacccttttcatttggtttgtatatattgcctacgggcgttgcacttttctttccgtcactggaggttactcgtgacgaggttgcgactacagcgggggctgtttatatattgtatattagttctgatttttgttattgttgggttttatttaattccgtcttgtcttagttattattaaaaaaaaaatattcacgtttttccgcattaagtttaatttggttactaaagtgacgccaccgaaatcggggtgttacaattgccAATCTTCGAAGCTTACTGCAAAGGAACGTCCTTTAATTAGCCACTCATAGGCCTCAGCTGCGGAGTAGAGCCTCGTGCTGCTTGGCTCCCACACCCATAAGTTTTGGAAATCTTTCATCAAGAGTAGGACAAATGGAAACCAAAGCATGTGCACAATGACTAGGGATATTAGTATACAGAGCTGAAAATATCCCAATTATCTCCAATGATCAAATCCTCCAAACACATGGTTGTATCTGATAGATGAATGAGGGGGATCGATGCACCTATATATGGCTCCCTATCCACTCCAATCATCATACCACATGGACGTGTCACTACTACCAAGCTTGAGGGAGGAGCCTTCTTGTAACACATCCCTAGCTTTTAAAACCCCCTTTCAAAAAAGTTTCAAAAAAGAGAAGCTCATTGATAAATTTCACATTCCAAATGTTAGCTTGAGATGGATACTTGTGGGATAAAACCTACACCCATAACTTCTAAGAATGATGCAGAAAACTCAAAACCACCTTTCCTAGAAGAACTGTGTTGGTCAATGTTGTATTCCTTGTTCCTAAACATCCATTCTTCTTTCCTTGGGTTAACTCCTCCTAACTAACGCGATCCATCCTCACCCTCCAAGTCGTGATGACCAAATAAATTCCTTAGTCATTTGGTCGACTCAATATGTAGTCCTCCTAGGGAGCCATACCCCTTGTATCGTATACGCAGGCATAGCCACAATCACTGATTTTGCTAAGCAAACACGACCAATGTCATTGAGAAATTGGATTTTCACGGCAAAATATGCTTATTGATTGGTTTGGAAAGTATTAGAATCTCTCATGAGAGACTCTCACTCTTGAGAGAGAACCCTTAGCAACGACCAAGGTCACTCACAATAGTTATAGGATAAACCTCTAAGAGCTTCCTACGATCAACCATTGACACTCCCTTGGAGAAAAGAGCCTTGGATTTACCTACACTCACAATTAAGGACACTCACAATAGCTATAGGACCCCCTTCTGTCGAATGATAGTTTGGGTATTAAGGAAACTCGCGTTACGGTCTCCAAGCTTCTCCCATTTCTCCTTGACTTTTTGTACCATAAAGCTCCTCTTGCCTCAAATCTCCCCATAACCGACATATAACTTTCCCTCTAATTGCACAAGACTAGAAGTAACAAGATAATCTAGCTTTTATTGCACACCCTTCAAACTCCTCTCTACTCTCCTCTCCTCTTTCTTTGGAAATGTTTCCAAaggttattttattaaaatgaattGAGTTAGTTTTCACCATAGCAAGTTTATCCTGGATGTCTTCCCTTGGACTCCTCCACGCATTAGACATCACCTCCTTGTAATCCTCATGAGATGTCCAAGTCACCAAGAACCTGAAACAACGGGTTCCCGATGTGCCACTAGAAGCATCAGACCGACCTAGAATATGATTATGGTTGGCGTACATTCTCATAAGAACCTCAAATAAACATTTCGTGAAGGATATACGCCAGTCATTATCACCAACATTTCAATCTAGACACTTTGAGATCTTAGGATGTCTTGCTTCTGCTACTTAAatcatctattttatatttgtgttcacaaattttattttaatataatatttttctcAACTTTTTTTGGAGTGTAACTAATTTGGGTGGGAGTTAATATTACAACCCCACTAATCCAATTCTCATCCCTTGTAATTTCCTAAAATGATTTATATTTCATTGTTTATCGATTTTTGAAAATTTGGTAGTGTTTTTTTAACATACTAGATTTAAAACTTCTTAGTGTGTTTTTTAACATACGAGATGTTCTTGGTGGACAAGATAAGTGGACCATTAAGGATTTTGGACCGGGCGATTGAGTTATTCAATATTGGACTAGGCGGTTAAGCTCCTAACTAGTTGATTGTGCGGTTAAGCTACTAACTAATGGACTGCGTACAGTTTAGCTCCTCACTAGTGGACTGGGCAGTTGAGCTCCTTAACTTGGGCCATTCCGATGAGACTTAAGTTGCGGGCCTGGAAGACCAAAGCTCGGGGCCTATCACAATATGAGGTAAGCTAACCGTCGACAAGCCGGTTGGGCATCCTCAATCACGGGCGCAACTATGGATAAAAGTTAAGACTCCACTCTGACAGGTGCATTGTGTCTCTCAGTCAACTAGACCGTCATAAGAACTGGGCCAGACAGACGAGTCTCGAGTTATCGGTTTGGAGGAGCTAGGTAGACCGTCATGGATTTGGGTCGGGCGATTGAGTCATGAACTTGGGCTTGATGGTCGAGTTACAGGTTGGTTGCGCTTAAAGGAGCAAGGTCAAAAGTCCATGCCACATCACAGAAGGCTGTTAGTCAAAGAGACAGCTGGGTGTCCCTTGATCACACACTCAGCTAAGGAAAGTGGATCGTCCTGATGATATAGGCCGAGCGGACGAGCTACTGTTGTTGGATCGGTCGACCTACTCCAGAGGCCCATCCAACATCAAGGTAATTCAAAAAGTCAACATAATAGTCGGGCGTCATGCGATCACGAAAGGTTGGGGGAATAGTTAAGACGACCACCCTGATTGGCGCGTTCGGTCCACTTTATTCAACCAACTATGTAATAGACGTTGGATCTAGGGTTAAGGGTTCTGTAATAATTTGGGGACTTCTAATCCCCTTTATGCGGAGCTTTCAGTGATCATATCAATAATCCACCTGGTCCTTGATAATAGTTTTTCTTGCGTGATAGTTGAGAAAGACTGCAAGGAAGCCATCATGTTGATTTCTACATTGGGTATCAAGGCTCACCCTCTTGATGATTTACTTCGCGAGCTCTTGGAGTCTCAGTTCATGGTGGCATATGCTTCTCATGTGTGCCTAGAGAATATAATTTAGCAGCTGATTGGCTTGTCGGCGTTGTGCTTTAGTTCCCGCTTGATTTCATgtcccctccccccttggttATTTCATGCCCTCTCCCGACCCCCTGATGCTTAGGGTTTTTTCGGAGCTTCACGTCgtcatgtaacaaaaaaaacattatgGTTAAGAGACGAGGTGTGCAACTAACATACCACACGTAGTGATTACATATGTAATAGTTAAATATGTAGTAATTCCAtttctctttctaattcacAATATGTTccctttttaaataatttattttctttctacATGAGTGTGTATTTGGACTAACTAATCTTGAagttctttttttgaaaataactaaTATTGAAGTTAAAAAAATGTGGCAGTAGTTTttagtaaaattaaaaatttaaacaaattgaTACCAAATATGCAATAAGCAAACTTTTTATGTAGGTGTGTTTGCGAGTTGAGTTTTGAAgggaagaaaaaggaaaatataagCTTAGGAGAAGCTCACTTTACAAGATTTTAGGAAGGGGAGAAGGGTTTCAGGTATTTCTAAAATCCCTATAAAATGCTCTTGTAGTTATATTTTTCAACTCCCAAACTCCCTCTGGGATTTTAAATTTGCAAACAAGGAAATGACTTACCTCCTTACCCTCTTGCTTCCCCCTGCCTTCCAAACCTTCCCCACCCCTAATAACACATAAGTAAACCCATAGTAAAATAGTGAGTTATGTCTTGTGCTTTTAACATTGTCAAATACCAACAAGGTGTAGCACAACTTGTAGATAGTTGGGTTTCTTAACCATCTAGTCCAGGGTTCGATTCCTGGGCGGTGCGTATGGAGAAAGATTTGTTGAGAGAAACCtacccacttaacgtgatctcagAGGCTCGAATGATTAGTCTCATGACTGTCAGCTGTGAGGATACCTTGGAAAACGAAAAAAACATTCTCAAATCCAAACATTACAATTTAAAAGAAGTATCCACCAATAGTTGAAACATAAATTTTAAAGGAATACAAAATCCATATCAATAATAAACAAAACCAGTATACTCGGTCTGGGTGAAAAATAAATAACTcactcattcaacttttatATTCTTTTTAGTACAATAATAGCGTGTATGCGCATTTGTAAAATGGTATATAAAATGCTTAAACTTGGATTCATTTGTTCCTCGTTGGATAATTTGCAAAGTACATAATATTTGTCAACTTCAAGGACAAGTCTTGAGTTCATATCCACCAATGACAGCCGCATCAGACATCAGGAATGAACTTGCCCCAGAACCAGTGTGACTTCCACACTCTGTTCATTTCTTCAATTGGAACATTCTTGGTCTCAGGCAAGAGCAATGCAATAAAGATAGTCATGACAATGACAAagccaccaaagaagaagaagaggccaAACTTCAAATGGCAAAGCATGGAGAGAAAAACTTGAGCAATTGCAAATGTAAACAACATGTTCACGGCAACATTGATAGCTTGCCCTGCAGATCTAGCTTCAAGAGAGCATATTTCAGTAGGCACCAACCATCCTAATGGGCCCCAGGACCAAGCAAATGCAGCAACATATGCACATATCAAAAACAAGACGAAGTTGGCTTCTCCTTTGGTGAATGAGCCATCACCACTTAGTCCAATCTTTGCAGCAATCATTGCTCCCACAGCAATCTACAAGTAatagtttcaagtttcaacatttATACCAGTCATGCTCACAAAACAATAagggaaaaaatatatttattagtcTTCTGTCCCTATTTAGTGTGAAATTGTATCAGTGAAGTTATGAAAATTTACAAAAAGCAATTGGCTGGATTGTGTGTCACATGACATAATTTAATTGGTAGGACTAGGACATGAAATGAGATAACAAATGAGGACAGATGATTTCAGTCCTATTGATTCAGGCTCAGGGTCAAGATCTCCTGCACTCAATAAGTGTCCAATTTCCTGTCTGACTAATAGAAGTTTGTCACCTCAATTAAATAGTTGCAAACTTTGTAATTTTTAATTGGCATGTAAAATTTATTAGTGGAACTTAGAATTAGACACTGAGATTTCATGTTAAAATGATATATGTAACTGGTCATTTCAAAAATTGAATTGTGTTTTCACCTGGCAAACAAGCATTTGGGCACCACCTTCAAGGAACAAGATCCTTCTTCCAAACTTGTCAACAGTGAAGATGGAAACTAATGTGGCAACTACATTGACACCTCCGGTGATAACTGCAGACATGAGGGAAGCGTCACTGCCAAAGCCCAAAGTCTTGAAGAGGACAGGTGCATAGAACATGATGACATTGATGCCTGTGAGTTGTTGGAAGAATGGAATGAAACTGCAAAAAGTGAGTTGTGGTCTGTATTTTGGCTGCATGATGTTTCGCCATGGGTGCTCCACCTTCTTAGCTTCTTCACTGGCATCAACAAGATCTTGGTACTCCTCATCAACATTCACGGTGCCACGGATCTTTTGCAACATTTTCTTGGCATTCTCATGCTGCCCTCTTTCAATCAAGGAGTTAGGCGTGTCACCCAAGAAAAGAGATCCCAAACACAACAAAATTGCAGGCACAGCTCCAACCCCTAGAGAAATTCTCCATCCATGTTCAAGCTTTGAAGTTTTATAGTTGATAAGGTTTGCAATTAGGATACCAATTGTGATCATCATTTGGAACCCCATGTTGAGTGCTCCTCTGATCTGTGCTGGAGCCATTTCAGACAAGTACACAGGAACAGACTGTTGCACAAcaattaaaacaaaattaattagtCTGAAGACATTGTTTTCTAGTTTAAAAATTTAAACTTTAGAAATGGTATATGCTATAGATATCCGCAGAATGCAAAAACCTCACCTCATCAGAGACACTCTCAGTGTGaaaagaggagaagaaaagagagaaaaaaatttgaaagccTCTATTCCCATTTGAAATACTCTTTCTTGTGGCACCAAACAAATTGTACCATCTCATTTAAAAATCACTCATGTAAATTTATAATTGTCATACTCATATCTATATTGCCCAATTTGATTGGTGGTATAGCGAAGGAGACATCATACAGGGGATTAAAATCCTGTACCCTCATTTCGTGTCTCATTCCATTTCATGTTTCACTAATCAAGTTGTAACATTTTACTAAAAATCCATTCATGCAGTCACTGAATCTGACCTGAGAATTTGATGAGACGACTTAAGTTTTAAGACAAGCTTGTTCACCAATCTTAATGAAACATGAGTTGTCTGATCTAAATTGTTCAGTTCAGATATGGTGAGAAATATAAAATGTAGAGAAAATTTGGGTGTGTACGTTTAAATTATTTACCTGATTGGAATAGCCCACACCAAAACCAAGCAATAAACGTCCAGCGATaagcattttaatattttgagCAAAACCATTGAGCAAGGCACCAACAAGGAAAAACAAACCCCCTAGAAACATCGAGGGTTTGCGTCCAAGCAttctggtggtggtggaagcaaAGAAAGAGGCAACCAATGCAGCAAGGTACAAGGAAGAGGTGAACAACGTGAGTAGCTCATTGTCAAATTTGCAATATTGGTTCTCATGGTGTGATCCATCTTTCATTTGTCTATGCACACTTGAGaagaacttgatcaaaaatggtTCCATGGAAGTCACGCCCCCGGTGATACCGAGATCATAACCAAAGAGAAGACCTCCCATGGCCGCCACGAAACATGTGACCAACACGAAAGCTGTAACCTTCCCTTCATACTGTCTTCCCCCTCCTCCTCCAGTTGGTACAAAAGCCCCTCCTGCCATCTTGATTAGATGTATTGAACTTTCTGCTTCTTATCTTATTTGTTTGAATTTATAAGATCATGATCAATGTTGGAACATATTATATATAGGGCGTGATTATTACTAATGGTGAGATTTTTCAAGTATCTCTGTAAAACTTCCAACGTCTTAACTAGGAAAAAATTTCTAGTGCGGTTTGGTGTCAATTCACTGGCGTAATAACTTGAGATAAATTAAAACTAGAGTGGTTCGTCTTATCCTAATAGAATGGAATGGGGATAAGCTAGTTTTAATAACGTTTCCTAATTATGCTAATTGCTATATAAATGGTATGTGTATATTTCTAGTAaactaataaatatatttttaaaaaatctataaaaaaataGGAAAACTGTTTCTATGcaatttttaacattaaatttgcaTTTATTATTCCTCTTTGTAATTTTGGCCATTTAATTTTTTGACCATATTTATTTCCTTTATTCCTTTCAATTGTTAGAGTGAAGCCCCTCAATTATTTTTGTTCAAATTATAGATTCAATAATATATCGTTTACAATTattttccacctccaccttaaATGAGTATGAAGAGAAAAAgataaatgagtgatatgatatgtgatgtgaaatgcataaaaatagaaaaaaatgtgtgaaaataatatgaaagagaaagtaaaGTGTGAATGAATGATTACTTCGTATAAATTCGTTGGAAAATGGTTTCGGAAGGAAAGTGAAGGGAgactttttttatattataaattgGGAGAATTCTATATTTATGATAATTATAAGTGACTAGTAcgataacccgtgcgttgcacgacatTTTATGTTGGaactttttaataaataatttagttttcatatatatgtaatttttaaattatacaaAAGTCAATcgtgtaataatatatgaagagaaaaatagaataaataaatgaaatagtgTTGGATACAATAAACATTTCgaaaaacttccttaaacacaCATTTACAGTACTTGTCTGTTGTTTGCCCGACTCAATACAAAGTTTAATTTCTTGAGTTTACTCTAGAGAGAGCTACATATACTTGACCATGAGTGCAGACGCGCCTCGGAAGGAAGAGCATAatctgagatagtgtttgtccttgacttttgtttatgatcaTCACAAAGCATACTGTAATTGAAAattgtcttcttctgaatttaattggaaatttggaatcatAAGGAATTAAGTCAATTCTTGAAATGTGTACTTTATCATTAGCATTTGTTATCGTGATAACAGTTTCACCAATAACATGTTCACCAAGTTCATCTACAATTAACCTGGTTCCATCGCATAAACCTGCTGTTttgtctatatttctcaaaagcatgattggagtaccaactttcaataatagtttgtggtttgGGATTCCTGAACTTTTAGTGTTGTTCAAAAATTCTGcggtaaaccactcacctcgAATTTCAGAACTATCATCAGATCGCAAGGCAGAGTCGaagctcagatattcatgttcAGGTGCAGCTATCATGCCAAACATGTAAGTCCTTATCATTTCAACAGCTTCTAGTGTATGGGCCAATATTGCTCTATCTTGAAAAAATTGCAGgtcttttaattattaaattagaaAAAGGTATACTATTGTTTTTAAGAAGCACATGGTCGGGTAGACCCAATGAACTCGTCCGATCCAATGAAAAAATGCGCGTTAGATTGGACAAACGGGTCAa from Lotus japonicus ecotype B-129 chromosome 2, LjGifu_v1.2 includes:
- the LOC130735237 gene encoding sugar transport protein 10-like codes for the protein MAGGAFVPTGGGGGRQYEGKVTAFVLVTCFVAAMGGLLFGYDLGITGGVTSMEPFLIKFFSSVHRQMKDGSHHENQYCKFDNELLTLFTSSLYLAALVASFFASTTTRMLGRKPSMFLGGLFFLVGALLNGFAQNIKMLIAGRLLLGFGVGYSNQSVPVYLSEMAPAQIRGALNMGFQMMITIGILIANLINYKTSKLEHGWRISLGVGAVPAILLCLGSLFLGDTPNSLIERGQHENAKKMLQKIRGTVNVDEEYQDLVDASEEAKKVEHPWRNIMQPKYRPQLTFCSFIPFFQQLTGINVIMFYAPVLFKTLGFGSDASLMSAVITGGVNVVATLVSIFTVDKFGRRILFLEGGAQMLVCQIAVGAMIAAKIGLSGDGSFTKGEANFVLFLICAYVAAFAWSWGPLGWLVPTEICSLEARSAGQAINVAVNMLFTFAIAQVFLSMLCHLKFGLFFFFGGFVIVMTIFIALLLPETKNVPIEEMNRVWKSHWFWGKFIPDV